The Christiangramia forsetii KT0803 DNA segment TAATAGTATTAAGATCCTTGAATATTTCAAGTAAGGCACTTTTCTTAGTACTATCTTTAATTACAGGACTAGTAAGCATATTTTCAAGATCCCTGCTATTTACAACAGTTTTGGAAATTGAGATCATATCCTCATTAACAGCTTCCGCTGAGTTCTTATCCTTTGCTAAAGAAAGGATCGCCTTTGCGTAACGTTGTGCGGCTCTGGTTCCTCTCATAACTTAATTTAGCTTAGCATCACCAATCATCTTTTCGATCATCTGGTGTTGTTCATTTTTGCCTGAAAGTTCTTTACGAACAATCTTTTCAGCGATTTCTACTGAAAGCTCCGCTACATGATTTTTCAATTCAGCCATCGCAGATTGCTTTTCAAGCTCAATGCTTCTTTTAGCATCTGCAACAATTTTATCAGCTTTTACTTTAGCCTCATCAGAAGCATCTGTAATTACTTTTTCTTTTAACTCACGGGCTTCTTTAAGGATCGCATCTCTTTCTGCACGAGCTTCTTTTAAAAGCTGCTCATTATCAGATTGGAGGTTCTGCATTTCCTTACGTGCCTTTTCAGCTGAAGCCAACGCATCGTTAATAGATTGTTCCCTATTTCTTACTGAACCAAGAATAGGTTTCCAGGCGAATTTCGCCATAAGGAAAAGCAATATTAAAAACACGATGGTTTGCCAAAAGAACAAGCCAATTTCGGGAGTTATTAAATCCATAGTTTTAAATAATAATAGTTAAAAACATCATTTAAAGAAGTCCTTTCGCAACCAACCGTTGCGAAAGGGACTCTTTGAAATTAATTATCTTAATACACCTAATAAAGAGGCAACCACTCCAAAAAGAGCAACACCCTCTACAAGTGCAGCAGCGATAATCATAGCTGTCTGGATCTTTCCAGAAGCTTCTGGCTGACGTGCGATAGCATCCATGGCAGAACCACCAATTTTACCTACACCTACTCCGGCTCCAAGAACCGCTAGTCCAGCTCCTAAAGCTGCAAGACCTACATACAATAATTCCATAGTTGAAAAAATTAAAAATTAAAATTAATGATGTTCATGTTCCTCAACTGCCATCCCGATAAACAGGGCAGACAGAATCGTAAAAATAAACGCTTGAAGGAATGCTACTAACAATTCCAGTACTGTTATAAATAAGGCAAAGGGAACCGAAACTCCTGCAATACCCGCATTTTCTAAAATAAATATCAGTCCAATTAAACTTAGAATGATAATGTGCCCTGCAGTAATATTCGCAAACAAACGAATCATAAGTGCAGCAGGCTTAATAAGCAACCCTAGTCCTTCCACTACTGCAAGGATTGGCTTTACCCAGGTTGGAATACCAGGCATCCAAAAGGTGTGCTTATAAAAATCTTTATTTCCGTTAAAGATCATGATCAACATAGTGAAAAGACCTAAAGAAACGGTGACAGCAATATTACCAGTTACGTTAGCCGCACCAGGCAATAATCCCATTAAATTCGTAATCCAGATAAAGAAGAATACCGATAAAAGAAACGGCATAAACTTCATGTATTTTTTTTCTCCAATTTGAGGCAAAGCAATTTCATCCCTAACAAAAAGAACCAAAGTTTCTAACACATTGTTGAATCCTTTTGGTGCATGCTCATTCTTTTTATGATGTCTTGCAAGACTTGTAAAGAAAAGAAGCATTAAAATCACTGTAAGAAACATCGCAGCGACATTCTTGGTAATCGAGATATCCCAAGGTTTTGAAGCATTCAAAGGATGGTGTTCCGCATCGAATTCTACCCCTTCGGCATCCGCATCTAACTTGTAAATATCTTCGTGTAGATTTACAAAACGCATCCCGTCTTTTTCCACCACGGTATGCCCTTCGGTATCATGATGAAAGTCACTGGACATAAAGGTTACAAGTCCACCATCAGTATAAAGAATCACAGGTAATGGAAGTGTAACAGAGCTATCACCTTCTCCAAAGAAATGCCATTCATGGGCATCCCCGATGTGGTGCATGATCATCTCAGTTGCATTAAACTCTTCTTCAGCCTCCTGAAGTTCAGTTTTTTCCTCTCCATGCTCCTGAGCAAAGGAAAATAATGGGAAAATGGCAAATGCTAATGCAAAGTACAAGCTAATCACTAAAGATTTCTGTGCTGTCATAGTACCTGGTCTACTTAAAAATTATGGGCTCTAAATTTCCGTGCAAAGGTATACTTTTAATTTTTATCTGAAAGCCCCCCGTATATTTTTTTACTTCATTCAGGCATTTTAACGATTTTCCTGAAAGACAGTTCGTTATTTAGTATTGATAAGCTTCACCGCATATATAGTTTCAAATATCAGAAACAAAAAATATGGGATGAAAAATAAGATCAAATCTTCAAACGGATTGGGAACATCGTTCAGCATCATTGGTAAAAGAAAAAGTACCGCCGCCAACATTTTTAAAAGACTACATGCCATAAATGCAAAACCCGTCTTATCGCTAAAAGATTTGTTTACAAATACCAGGAACAAATAAATAAGAAAGGTCGCGACTATATGAAAAGAGTAAACAGCTAAAGTAGTATAGTAGAGATCGATATTCAACAAATAATTTACTACTGCAAACTGAGCTATAAAAAGTAAGATTGAAAAAGGAATAAAAAGTTTGAGAAAGGAAATTAATTTAGCTTGCATTTAGTCGTCTTCATTCAAATTTTTAACTGCACGATACACCTGATAGAGTGCCACAAAAACACCTAGCAGCGATAAAGAAATAGTATATGCAGAATATTTATTTGGAAATTTTCCATCTAACCAGATTCCCACAAAAACTCCCACAGCTATTATAATGCCCATTTGAAAGGCAATATTAACAAACCCGAGATATTTATTACGCTGATCTTTTTTCATTCCCTGTTTTAAGAGGCTTTACCCCGCCATTCATTTCACAAGTTGCATTAAAAACCACCCCAGGTTCTACAGCAAGCTTTCCAGCAATTACTTCCCCTTGAATATTAGCTGTCCCTTTTAAACTAAGAACTCCTTTTACAAATATCTTCCCTTTAAAACTTCCCTCGATATCTGCATTTTCACATTCCAGTGTTCCGTTTATTAAACCTCCTTCACTTATCACCACTTTTCCCGGGGTCTTTAAGCTGCCTTCCAGGGTTCCTTCAATCCTGAAACAGCCTTTTCCTGAAATTTCTCCAGTGATAAGTGTTCCAGCAGCAATTCTATTTTGTTCGTTATGATTAGGTGCAGATTTGGTCTTTTTGGTATCAGAAAACATAGTAGGTAGGGTTTAGTTATTGTCCAAATAATCTCTTAAATTTTTCTTAATTTGTACAATTCTATAATTTTCTGCGGACATGGCAAAAGCTTCCCGCCCTATTTTATAATTTTTGTTTTCTCTTAATAATTCCTGAAAGCCTAGTGATTTTGATTGTGTCTCTAATCCATGAACTACCACAAAAGTTCTTTCAGAGTCATATACATCAATAGAAACATTGAGTTTTTTGTAATCTAATTCTGATATGGCTTTTTCAATAGAATCCTTTAATTCAGCTGTTTTTTGAGCTTCCATATTTTCAACTGGATAGATCAGTTTAAATTTACTTTGAAGACTATCTGAAGAAAATTCAAGTGTCTTTAATTCCGGAATTGCTTTATTTATGATATCCTGAGCTTTTTGACCTTCCTGGGTTTGTGGATAGGTTACAGCTACATAATTTAATGCCTGTTCGTACGCATCTATGCCTTGAATTCTTGCGGTTGCCCTTGCCTTTAGAAGTTCAAATTTTGGCACTATGGGATCTCCGGTGAAACGCGAAACATATTCATTCGATTTCTGAATAACGTCCTGGTATTTCTGATTTTCATACTCCCGAAACAAGTTATTGTAAAGTACTTCCGGACTATTCTCATCTCTTTGAATACTCTCCGGATTTTTGATAAAAGCAGCATAACGAGAATCAGAATAATTCTGAAGAATATCATTTCTAATTTCTTCCTGATCTCTTAATCTACCCTGCGCTTCATAGATTTTATACAAATTGTACTTTGCCGGCAAGACCAATCGTTCCTGAGGTTGATTGCCTAACAAAAACTCCAGTCTTTGCGCAGCCAGATCATATTCTCCATAATTCTCATTATAAATCACTCCTAACTGATAATAGGCTAAATTCTGCTGTGTAGCCAAACTATCTAAAACCGATCGCTCCCCGGGTATCTGACTCACATACGTCATTGGATCATAAATTGGATCGTTATCAAGATTTATATCCATTAATCTTTCCTGAGGATTGATAGAGCTTTGATTTAAAGCTGAAGAACCCCATCGCCAATTATCTGCAAGCTCCCTACTTCCCCAAACACGCAGAAACGACTGGGCTCCTTTTGAAACGCGGAGTGGATTATAAAAATAAAATGAATTTCCTGAATTAGGCTGCCCTGCAGGAGGAACGTTAGCAGAAGGAAAATTATTCTGAGGGCCGATACTGGCCGTATATACCGGTAAATTTCCTGCTTCCATATCTTTAACTGCTTTTACCCTTAAAGCATCGGTATATTCAGTAAAATAGGCAATACGTGCATCTTCAGACAAACCTGCCAATCTTAAAATACTGTCGGTTTCCTCTGCTATCTGCTCATATTTAATTACATCATCGAGATTCGTTCTTCTTTTCTTAATCGTTCTGTACTCTAATAATTCCGGAGACATAAAAGTAAGCGTGCTATCATAGTATTTCCCGGATGCCTGATATTCAGCCCGATCAAAATTAATATTGGCAAGTATTTCGTAATTGATAGATTTCAGATAAATATCGCTGGATGGAGACCTTAGAGATTTATTATAATATTCTAAAGCCGTATCAGTAGAGTCAATTCTGCTGTAATATTCCCCTAACTGAAAATAAATTTTATCAAGATATGGCCTGTTCTCTCTGTCCTGTTCAAGTTCTGTAAGCAGGTCCAGCAAATATTGATTATTGCCTGAATTAAAATCATAGTTTTTGGCCTTCTGAACATAGGCATTCACAAAGTAAATTCGAGGAGATTTACGATTTAAATCAATCACCTTATCAAAAGCTGCATTGGCGGTAGCAGTTTCTCCCAAACGATTATGAAGCTGACCCAGAATATAGAAATAACGTCCTTTTTCGGCATTAATATCGGTAAAATCGGCAGCGGTATATAAGGGTGCAACCGCACTATCAACCTGTCTTAAGTTTATATATGCCTGGGCGATACTGGCATTGGCATCTGCCAGATCTTCATCTTTCAATCTATCTGAATCAAGAATTTTTTTAAGATTTTTAATCGCCAGTTTTTCATTTCCAATCCTGATATTGGTCTTTTCACGCCAGATTCTTGCATGATTGATATTATCACTGGCCGGATATCTATAAAGTATATAATTGAAGGCATCTAAGGCGGGAATAAATCTTTGATCAAAATACCTTGATTTTCCCAATAGAAGATAAGCCTCATCCATTTGAGGATTGCGTTGCTTCCCTCCAATCAACATGGAATGCTTCTGAATTGCTTTTACAGCTTTCTCTTCTGCTCTGCCAAAATTTTGATTCCGAATACTGTCTGGTAACAAAATCTTATTATCAACCGCTAATCTTTCAACCGGAAGAATATCCCAGTAATTATCGGCATAATTTTGATTGATTTCTTCCCTGCCCTGTTCGAGTGCAATCTGCCCGTTATATAGAATATTGTATTCAGCAGTCACCGCATGATAATTGCGACTTATAAAGGTGTCTTTCTTTCTGGAACAGCTAAAAATAGCCGCAGAAAGAAAAATAAAAAGAGTAAATCTGGTAAACGTATTCAAAATGAACCTATTGTGGTATCATGAATAACTTTGATACAGCTGGTTTAGTATGTAAAAGTAAACTTCTTTTTCTAAACTCCAATAGCTGATTTTGCTAGCCTTCGGCGATTTCCCTTGAAAAGTATTCTTCAAGTTCATTAAGGGTAGCTTCTGAAGTCTCCATGTCTTTAACAATAACTCCTTTATCCAGCACCACGATTCGCTCGCAGACTTCGGTAACGTGAATTAGATCATGACTTGAAATTAGCACGGTGGTACCTGTAGTTTGAGAAAGTTCCTTCAGTAGCTTTTTCAGCCTGATCTGGGTAGTTGGATCCAGATTTGCAAAAGGTTCATCTAAAATCACCACTTCGGGATCTCCAATTAAAGCAGCTACAATCCCCACTTTCTTTTGATTTCCTTTAGAAAGATCTCTCAGGTATTTCTTTCGGCCTATAATTTCGCCATTAAATAAATCTTCAAATTGAGTGAGAAAAGAATCAATATCAGCTTTATTTCTGTTTCTCAATTCACCAATGAAGTAGAAATATTCTTCCGGAGTTAAATAACCAATGAGAAAACTTTCATCTATAAAAGAAGAGGTAAAAGGTTTCCAGTCTTCGCTTTGGCTTACCGTTATTTCATTATTAAAAATATTCCCGGTACTTGGTTGAATAAGATCCAGCAGTAAGCTAAAAAATGTCGTTTTTCCAGCTCCGTTATTTCCTACCAATCCAAAATTCTGTCCTGAAGGTATATCCAGATGTTCTATATCCAGCACCTTGTTTCCGCTATATATTTTTGAAAGATTTGTTGCAGTTATCATTGTAAAAATTTTAGTCTCCTTTTTGTTTAAATCCCTGTATCATCACATATTTTCTCTGGCGATATCTCTGCGCAAGGAAATTAAGAATTGCTGGCCTTAATAAAAGACCTATTACCCCAAGTCCGGCAAGCACTCCCATGGCCACTTCATAGTTCACAAATTTATTAATAAGCCAGAAAAACAGGATTGGAACCAATAACAATGGCAGACTTACCAACCATTGTGTCGCTCCCGTTCCCTGGTAATTCATAAACGGACTTTTGTCCAGATCTATGGCTTTTTTATTGTAAGATCCCGCATATATAAGCAATGGCACATTAACGCCCATATTATAAATAGCACAAGCAATATTGAGCAATAAAATATTCCACCCAAAATATACATAAGGTGTGGTTAAAATAGCTAATACCGCCACACTAAAAGTAATCAAGCCCATTTTTGAAGCAAGATATTGTTTCATGGGAATATTCTGGGCCATGATCATAGGATAGTAGGAGGAGTCCCATGAAGGAACAAATTGTCCGAAATTAATCATAAAAATACCAGTCATAAAAATACCCACAAATACAAAAAATGACGGCATATCCTGGTAAGTATCATTTGGATAGAATATAAGCCCGTAACTCAAAAGAATTAACGACATATAAATGGTAGTCTTCGGTCTTTTATTTCGCCAAATGAGTTTAAGATCCTGCTGAAGAAATGGCGCTATACTTCCAAATCGCTTTGTCCAACCAAATTCTTTGGTATCGGCTGTTTTATTCTTTCCTTTTAAACCTGAATCCAGATAAAATTTTCCCAGTAGATTTTTATAGTTCCAGATATATAAAACAATGAGCAATACAAAAGGAACTATTGCAAGAAAGGGATTTAAATACACAAAATTCAAAATTTCTCCAAAGTAACCTCCCAATTCAAAAATCTCCAGATAATCTAAAAGTGCAAGGACTACACCAGCTACCAATACCGGAATAAGAGCCTTCAAATTCTCAGTAAATCGTTTTTTTATAATAAAATTGAAATAATTAACACATAAGGTTATCAAGTACATGGCGATCATCCAGCCAAGCATATTTGCTACAGGATAGCCTTCTTTGAGAATACAATACAGCCCAAAAGGAATAATTAGTAATAAGGGAAGGAGGTTATAAAAGGAAAAAAGTGATTTTATCAATACAAAATTCACGACTTTATTTTTCTTAAATGGTAATATCAATAATGGTTTAATATCAATAACCGGTAAGGATTGCAACATAAACCTAAAAAGCAGTTCAAAAGAGAGGTAAGTGAGTGCAAAAGCGTTTACCACCTTCAAAGGATCCTGTTGCGGATATATTTCTTTTAACATTGGAAATAGCGCTATTCCTAAAAACAGGAACATCGCTGAAAAATACAAGGCCAGGAAAGCCATAAGAATTTTTAGTCCCAAACTTTTTCCAAAACTGGCAGATCTGAGAAAAGATTTCCACTCCAGCCAGATGAACTTTTTAAACATAAAAGATGCTATTTATTGAATTGGTATAGAAATTTAAACTTTTGTTACATTTCTAAAACCGAACTACTTTGTATTTTTGCGCACAAATAAAAAATAATGAGTCAGTTCTATCCGCTAAAAATAAAGGAAATAATTCGCGAAACATCACAAGCGGTAAGTTTATCTTTTGAGATCCCGGAAAACTTAAAGGAAGAATTCAGTTTTTCTGCAGGACAATATATAACCATTAAGACCAGGGCTGATGGGGACGAATTACGAAGAGCTTATTCTCTTTGTTCCGCCCCGGGTTCCGAAGATTTCAAAGTAACGGTTAAGGAGGTAGAAGGCGGAAAGTTTTCTGTGATTGCTAATAATAATCTTAAGGCAGGTGATGTCCTGGAAGTTCATCCACCTGAAGGAAAGTTTATTTTTAAACCGGGAGAAAGCAGAAATAATTATGCAGCTTTTGCTGCGGGAAGCGGGATCACACCTATTCTTTCTATCATAAAAACGATGCTTCGAGATGAACCTCTCAGTAGATTTGTGCTTACCTATGGAAATAAATCTGTAGATGATACCATTTTCTTCAAGGAGCTATTAGAACTACAGACTAAATTTCCGGATAGATTATTTGTAGAGTTTGTTTACAGTAGAACCAGAGAAGAAAATTCACATTTTGGCCGGATAGAAACCAGTACGGTAAATTTCGTGGTGAAGAATAAATTCAAAGATCATCCATTTGATAAATTTTATCTGTGCGGACCTGAAGAGATGATCAACCATGTTTCCGGCGTGCTAAAAACTAACGGAGTAAGTGAAGATCAAATTTTATTTGAACTTTTCACCACTACTGTCGAAGAAAAAGAAATTGAAGGAGATACAGACGGCCAGACCACGGTAACGATTACTGTTGATGATGAAGAATTCTCATTCCCGATGGATAGATCTGCGGTTGTGCTGGATATTGCGCTGGAAAATGATATTGATGTGCCTTATTCCTGCCAGGGCGGGATTTGCAGTAGTTGTATGGCGAGAATTACTGAAGGTAAGGCTGAAATGAGCAAGAACCAGATCCTTACAGATGAGGAAATTGAAGAAGGTTTTGTATTAACCTGTCAGGCGCATCCCACAACTCCTACTCTAAAAGTGGATTTTGATGATGTTTAAATTCATCCGGACCCCGGTAAAAATAGTTCCGACCTCTCCCAGGGAGAGGTTCATGCAGAAGTATTGAAATAGAATTTTTAGAGATTCTCCAGAATTTTCTGAACAACCTTTTCCGGGGGAATGCTGCGCATTACCTCATCGTAGCCCTCCGGTACTTTATTTCCATACACCGAAGTTGGAATTTTTGGATATTGATCCAAATCTGGTAAAATACAATTCTCTATTGGCTGGTTAAAAGCTTTAAAACCGGTATATGGGTGGGTCACACCCCAAATACTAACAACCGAAACCCCGAAAATAGCTGCCAGATGAGCATTCCCACTATCCATACTAAGCATTGTATCCAGATTGGAGATAAGGCTTAATTCTTCTGAAAATCGAAGTTTCCCAACTACACTTTTAGTATTCTTAAATTTCTGTTCCCAATTCTCTAATTGCTCTTTCTCGGTATCACCTCCTCCAAACAGGATGATCTTGATATCTCCCCTGGAAGAGAGACCAGCAAGTACTTCTTCCATCAAATCTGTAGGATAACATTTGGACCCATGCTGAGCAAAAGGAGCGATTCCAAGCCATTTCTGGGATTGTTTACCAACAATATCCAGAACTTTAGATAAAAGTTTTCTTTTTGGAGGTATTTTATATCCTGAAAGATCTAAAGGAAAACCAAGTGCTTCAAAAACATCGGCATAGCGCTGATGAGTAGATTTTAGCTGCCTGAATTCCTTATTATTATCGCGAGTAAGCGCCTTCTTTTCGGCCCTTCCCTTATCTATTTGTTTGAATTTAATTCCGTAGAAATAAAACAGGGATTTAAGAACGTTTGTACGTAAAACATCGTGCAGATCTGCTACCGCATCAATCTCTTCATCACGTAGCTCTGTAGCTAAAGTCCCGAGACCCAAAACACCACTATGAACGCCTTTTAGATCTGCATCATACACACTTACGTTTGGCAAATGGCTAAAAAGCGGTATAAAAAAATTCTTGGTAAGTACGGTAACTGTTAATTCTGGATATGTATCCATCAAAATACTAAGCACCGGGACTGTCATGGCAACATCTCCCATCGCAGAAAAGCGTATTGCCAAAATGTGCTGCACTTTTTTGCCATTATCAGCTAAAAGTTCTTCTGAGCTGCCCATAAAATCTATTTATTACCTCGAAGTACCGGATTTAATTCAGCATCATTATACATCTTCATCTGCTTGTAAACCTTCATATATTTTTCACCGTTTTCAATGGCTTCCAATAATTGATTGATCGCTGTAGAAAGATCTACTCTCTGTTCCAATAGAACATCCAGTTTTGCCTTACATTTCATCTGATGTTCCTGAGAAGCATCTTTTCTATCAGCTTCTTCAGCCATATGATAGATCTTCAGCGCAAGAATGGAAAGCCTGTCTATGGCCCATGCAGGACTTTCAGAATTTAAAGTAGCATCGGTATTAGGTTCAGCATCTTTATATTTTTCTAAGAAGTAACTATCAATATATTCAACAGTATCGGTACGATCCTGATTAGAAGCATCAATTTGCCTTTTTAGAGTTAAAGCAGCCACAGGATCTATATTCTGATCACGTATAATATCTTCATAATGCCACTGGACAGTATCTATCCAGCATTTCCTGTAAAGCAAGTGCTCTAAAAGATTTTTTTCAGCATCGTAAGGATTCTTAAAATCCTGATATACATCATCCTTTTCATGATATTTTTCTATTACTTCCTGGAAAATCGTATTGGCCTTATCTGAAAACATAGCTTCTAATTCTTGGATTATATACTGACGAAATGTGTAAAATCACATTGAATACAAAGATATTATTTTTGAGAAGAGTTCAGGTTGAAACTGGCAGGAAACATTCATATTTAAACAAAAAATGCTACTACAAAAGGCATAATTATTAAAGTTATTAGAATAATCTCCTTTAAAATTTTATCTTTTTTATTGTCAAAATAATTTGAAGAAATAATACTTAAAGGCACAAAAAAGAAGATAAGTTCACTTCCATTTTTTGTAGGGGAAAATAAGCTAACCGCAGCAGCAACTAACAGACTGAAAATGATCAGAGTTAAAACTGGTCTTCTGGTAATACTTGCTTTTTGAATAGATGAAAAATACTGAAATAATGTCCAGATTAGCAGTCCCAGAATGATGCTTAATGGAATGAGCAATTTTAGATCGCCATACCTGGTAAAGTCAAAATTACTGGCCTGAAACCAGTTTGAAAATGTATAAAACTCATCATAGGCGATCAAATGAAAACAGATGGTAAGCGAAACTACCGCCAAAAAAGCAACGAATGGTATAAGCCAGTTCTTAAAATTTGCCGCGAAATTTAAGATTGCGAAGAATACAATAAGAAAAAACAATGCAGACCAGAAATGATAAAGTGTAGCAATACTAATCCAGAAAGTGGCATCAAAGATCTTTTTCTCTACGAATTTATGAGATCTCAGGCTAATAATTCTCCGCATAGCGAACAGCACACATAAATTGGAAATTATAACCGATTCATTCTTTAAGAGACTACCAAAAGAAATGCAAAATATCGCAAATAATAAGGTTTTATAGGCGCTTCGCTTCGTGAGTTCATTCTTTTTTGCAATAAAATTAAGCACCAACAAACTTAAAACCAGTAAAAGCAACACTCCCAGTTTTTCAAAAAACTCCAACCAGTTAAAACCATTTATCCAGGCAGAAAAATTAGCTCCTATATAGAAAATACAGAGCAATACAATAACTACCGAAAGGTTTATAGGCTTTGATTTATTAAAAAAGCTTGTTAGCATTGGGGTTTTTTATATTTTTGTACTCACATTCAAAGATTATACGATGAAAGATTTATTTGAAGGAATAGCAACGCTTGTAGAATTTACACTTCTAAAGCCTCTTGATGCCTTAAGAGCTCTTGAGCTAGATTCCTGGTTTCTTGCAAATATCCTTAACTGGGTTTTTATGATCGTTGGTTTTCTTGCCTTCCTATATTGGATGAAGCAACTTAAAACCTTCAACGATAATAATGAAGAGAAGAGAGAATCTACTTCTCACTCTTTCCTAGGATAAATCAAAACCTATATCCTTTCTAAAATACATCTTATCAAAATGTAGTTTTTCTGCACTTTGATAAGATTTTTTTAATGCCTTTTTGTAATCTTCCCCGAAAGAAGTTAGAGCTATTACCCTTCCTCCACTCGTTACCACTTGACCGTTTTCCTGTTTGGTTCCAGCATGAAAAACGATAGAATCTTCAATTTCGTTTATTCCGGTAATAACTTTTCCTTTTTCGTAC contains these protein-coding regions:
- a CDS encoding F0F1 ATP synthase subunit B, translating into MDLITPEIGLFFWQTIVFLILLFLMAKFAWKPILGSVRNREQSINDALASAEKARKEMQNLQSDNEQLLKEARAERDAILKEARELKEKVITDASDEAKVKADKIVADAKRSIELEKQSAMAELKNHVAELSVEIAEKIVRKELSGKNEQHQMIEKMIGDAKLN
- the atpE gene encoding ATP synthase F0 subunit C, which codes for MELLYVGLAALGAGLAVLGAGVGVGKIGGSAMDAIARQPEASGKIQTAMIIAAALVEGVALFGVVASLLGVLR
- the atpB gene encoding F0F1 ATP synthase subunit A; translated protein: MTAQKSLVISLYFALAFAIFPLFSFAQEHGEEKTELQEAEEEFNATEMIMHHIGDAHEWHFFGEGDSSVTLPLPVILYTDGGLVTFMSSDFHHDTEGHTVVEKDGMRFVNLHEDIYKLDADAEGVEFDAEHHPLNASKPWDISITKNVAAMFLTVILMLLFFTSLARHHKKNEHAPKGFNNVLETLVLFVRDEIALPQIGEKKYMKFMPFLLSVFFFIWITNLMGLLPGAANVTGNIAVTVSLGLFTMLIMIFNGNKDFYKHTFWMPGIPTWVKPILAVVEGLGLLIKPAALMIRLFANITAGHIIILSLIGLIFILENAGIAGVSVPFALFITVLELLVAFLQAFIFTILSALFIGMAVEEHEHH
- a CDS encoding AtpZ/AtpI family protein; amino-acid sequence: MKKDQRNKYLGFVNIAFQMGIIIAVGVFVGIWLDGKFPNKYSAYTISLSLLGVFVALYQVYRAVKNLNEDD
- a CDS encoding bactofilin family protein, whose amino-acid sequence is MFSDTKKTKSAPNHNEQNRIAAGTLITGEISGKGCFRIEGTLEGSLKTPGKVVISEGGLINGTLECENADIEGSFKGKIFVKGVLSLKGTANIQGEVIAGKLAVEPGVVFNATCEMNGGVKPLKTGNEKRSA
- a CDS encoding tetratricopeptide repeat protein, with protein sequence MNTFTRFTLFIFLSAAIFSCSRKKDTFISRNYHAVTAEYNILYNGQIALEQGREEINQNYADNYWDILPVERLAVDNKILLPDSIRNQNFGRAEEKAVKAIQKHSMLIGGKQRNPQMDEAYLLLGKSRYFDQRFIPALDAFNYILYRYPASDNINHARIWREKTNIRIGNEKLAIKNLKKILDSDRLKDEDLADANASIAQAYINLRQVDSAVAPLYTAADFTDINAEKGRYFYILGQLHNRLGETATANAAFDKVIDLNRKSPRIYFVNAYVQKAKNYDFNSGNNQYLLDLLTELEQDRENRPYLDKIYFQLGEYYSRIDSTDTALEYYNKSLRSPSSDIYLKSINYEILANINFDRAEYQASGKYYDSTLTFMSPELLEYRTIKKRRTNLDDVIKYEQIAEETDSILRLAGLSEDARIAYFTEYTDALRVKAVKDMEAGNLPVYTASIGPQNNFPSANVPPAGQPNSGNSFYFYNPLRVSKGAQSFLRVWGSRELADNWRWGSSALNQSSINPQERLMDINLDNDPIYDPMTYVSQIPGERSVLDSLATQQNLAYYQLGVIYNENYGEYDLAAQRLEFLLGNQPQERLVLPAKYNLYKIYEAQGRLRDQEEIRNDILQNYSDSRYAAFIKNPESIQRDENSPEVLYNNLFREYENQKYQDVIQKSNEYVSRFTGDPIVPKFELLKARATARIQGIDAYEQALNYVAVTYPQTQEGQKAQDIINKAIPELKTLEFSSDSLQSKFKLIYPVENMEAQKTAELKDSIEKAISELDYKKLNVSIDVYDSERTFVVVHGLETQSKSLGFQELLRENKNYKIGREAFAMSAENYRIVQIKKNLRDYLDNN
- a CDS encoding ABC transporter ATP-binding protein, whose protein sequence is MITATNLSKIYSGNKVLDIEHLDIPSGQNFGLVGNNGAGKTTFFSLLLDLIQPSTGNIFNNEITVSQSEDWKPFTSSFIDESFLIGYLTPEEYFYFIGELRNRNKADIDSFLTQFEDLFNGEIIGRKKYLRDLSKGNQKKVGIVAALIGDPEVVILDEPFANLDPTTQIRLKKLLKELSQTTGTTVLISSHDLIHVTEVCERIVVLDKGVIVKDMETSEATLNELEEYFSREIAEG
- a CDS encoding DUF5687 family protein, with the protein product MFKKFIWLEWKSFLRSASFGKSLGLKILMAFLALYFSAMFLFLGIALFPMLKEIYPQQDPLKVVNAFALTYLSFELLFRFMLQSLPVIDIKPLLILPFKKNKVVNFVLIKSLFSFYNLLPLLLIIPFGLYCILKEGYPVANMLGWMIAMYLITLCVNYFNFIIKKRFTENLKALIPVLVAGVVLALLDYLEIFELGGYFGEILNFVYLNPFLAIVPFVLLIVLYIWNYKNLLGKFYLDSGLKGKNKTADTKEFGWTKRFGSIAPFLQQDLKLIWRNKRPKTTIYMSLILLSYGLIFYPNDTYQDMPSFFVFVGIFMTGIFMINFGQFVPSWDSSYYPMIMAQNIPMKQYLASKMGLITFSVAVLAILTTPYVYFGWNILLLNIACAIYNMGVNVPLLIYAGSYNKKAIDLDKSPFMNYQGTGATQWLVSLPLLLVPILFFWLINKFVNYEVAMGVLAGLGVIGLLLRPAILNFLAQRYRQRKYVMIQGFKQKGD
- a CDS encoding ferredoxin--NADP reductase, whose translation is MSQFYPLKIKEIIRETSQAVSLSFEIPENLKEEFSFSAGQYITIKTRADGDELRRAYSLCSAPGSEDFKVTVKEVEGGKFSVIANNNLKAGDVLEVHPPEGKFIFKPGESRNNYAAFAAGSGITPILSIIKTMLRDEPLSRFVLTYGNKSVDDTIFFKELLELQTKFPDRLFVEFVYSRTREENSHFGRIETSTVNFVVKNKFKDHPFDKFYLCGPEEMINHVSGVLKTNGVSEDQILFELFTTTVEEKEIEGDTDGQTTVTITVDDEEFSFPMDRSAVVLDIALENDIDVPYSCQGGICSSCMARITEGKAEMSKNQILTDEEIEEGFVLTCQAHPTTPTLKVDFDDV